The following proteins are co-located in the Palaemon carinicauda isolate YSFRI2023 chromosome 30, ASM3689809v2, whole genome shotgun sequence genome:
- the LOC137623120 gene encoding uncharacterized protein, which yields MCCRKAGVVGLVGAVLVFLGLVHLVAGVYFMLALPMFQLGSNLWTGAWCGICGVILGTIGWKQQTLRKGQVILVASLSVLVVEVANLVIIQVGEYRVFLSENDRRLIVEDNQDLTMQIAFWLTTLVTALGIVVSFFGAQYLFCVVVRGPRVKGRMPVTRSLSEEDLHHRQEGPDSTPSLEDVVALPDPAGSSAWVYHPEEDKNPTALYPMGLDLLSDFPDGSRRLPARHASFVTPRYARVHQRPQRAQSFVVRRDLSIPDVRLRPPPPVELPSSHFSSPYGRPHTHRIHRSNSVSGRILLSETPSEGAALSRKFHACSLDDLDAAPVIEVGMLPREMSRSENSLSSSFQEPLASDSGSSQHELSTSFQERFLDGKKVLTSFGPLSRPVTRITKPKAPAPPPPTKPKPSAIPAPVVHKSVKVENDDDTENSPADVTGTEATQNQSDTCNGEKTTRFDTVQSTEENSKDSRPLPGMVKRISSVDKPIPLPVIEENIKNTRKRPAPQPRTIVPLQSEEDSIDSPMTKDLENLESKKPENVKSTKPEIVKPPRTSVVDKTLRLADKNMTITRPAPVKKPERKKAVGHNEANLRRLEEVLTNILDHGAPAPLRATKSDENIMESLKALDAKVPKSILKKGAVKPSKYEVAHREAIEDSKALLEQLPHGELQRNKIVLRVPSFRTAGCQTEAYRPVRRRASCAQTNLSVAPRYRDAATTGTNTKPNVRTTQTERRTKPVRREETQESVMPESSSSSSGYSSPEVSSKEPSPAHSGPPSPASSSAIASDEEEKRGDTNVTVIEINRSEAGPPRLPPWHGMDPQPPPRPPKPLRLRHMSDAAALMARQGGLLVPVHRRASQLPMYEDVFGLAALTENVMLLTEAINPVLVHSTRHSQLSGNDRIPSTAPRVVDVIRKLTNQQQERNWDGRTTIVPRNKPALRTNSLTLPRPSVFPTPQPRHTKTSQKDEYSQQTDHEAESSTAAYLASLELLASHYRHQALANAKQLQLQQRLLRQQQRQQQHEVAEVEISEPAPLTNSHTNSTPQTSRPSLVTPIKEESEC from the exons ATGTGCTGCCGGAAAGCTGGTGTGGTCGGCTTAGTCGGGGCAGTGCTGGTGTTCCTAGGGCTGGTACACCTGGTGGCCGGCGTGTACTTCATGCTGGCACTGCCCATGTTCCAGCTAGGGTCGAACTTGTGGACAGGAGCTTGG TGTGGCATTTGTGGCGTCATTCTAGGGACCATTGGGTGGAAACAGCAAACTCTGAGGAAAGGTCAAGTCATACTTGTAGCCTCCTTGAGTGTCCTGGTGGTAGAGGTCGCTAATCTTGTTATCATTCAG GTTGGGGAATACAGGGTTTTCCTCTCAGAAAATGACAGGAGACTCATCGTGGAGGATAATCAGGATCTTACCATGCAAATAG CATTTTGGCTGACAACTCTAGTGACTGCCTTGGGTATCGTCGTCAGCTTTTTTGGTGCCCAATACCTATTCTGTGTCGTGGTAAGAGGTCCGCGGGTCAAGGGACGTATGCCAGTCACTAGATCTTTATCCGAAGAGGACCTGCATCATCGACAG GAGGGTCCAGATTCTACTCCTTCGCTAGAGGATGTTGTGGCTCTTCCTGACCCGGCTGGTTCTTCTGCTTGGGTTTACCATCCAGAGGAAGATAAAAATCCAACAGCTCTGTATCCCATGGGCTTGGATTTACTGTCAGACTTTCCAGATGGATCACGAAGACTGCCAGCACGCCATGCATCTTTTGTTACACCTCGCTATGCCCGTGTTCATCAGCGTCCACAGCGTGCTCAGAGTTTTGTTGTCCGCAGAGATCTTAGTATTCCAGATGTCCGTTTACGACCACCACCTCCTGTAGAGTTGCCAAGTTCCCATTTCTCTTCACCGTATGGAAGGCCACATACCCATCGCATACATCGTTCAAACTCTGTTAGTGGAAGAATTTTGCTCAGCGAAACACCCAGTGAAGGGGCAGCTCTCAGTCGCAAGTTTCATGCTTGTTCGCTGGATGACCTTGATGCTGCTCCAGTTATTGAAGTAGGGATGCTTCCGAGAGAGATGAGCCGCTCGGAAAACAGTCTGTCTTCGTCTTTCCAGGAGCCACTGGCATCTGATAGTGGATCTTCACAACATGAACTATCAACTAGCTTCCAGGAGAGATTTTTGGATGGCAAGAAAGTTTTAACGTCTTTTGGTCCACTTAGCCGTCCCGTTACTAGAATTACCAAACCAAAAGCTCCAGCTCCACCACCACCTACGAAGCCTAAACCTTCGGCAATACCAGCCCCAGTTGTACATAAAAGTGTTAAAGTAGAAAATGACGACGATACCGAGAACTCTCCAGCAGATGTAACAGGAACTGAAGCAACACAAAATCAATCGGATACATGTAACGGTGAAAAGACCACACGATTTGATACAGTTCAATCGACGGAAGAGAATTCCAAAGATTCTCGTCCACTTCCTGGAATGGTGAAGCGAATATCATCAGTTGACAAACCAATACCTCTCCCAGTCATcgaagaaaatattaagaatacaCGAAAGCGACCTGCACCACAACCACGCACCATAGTACCATTACAGTCAGAGGAGGATTCTATAGACTCACCAATGACTAAAGATTTGGAAAATCTTGAATCCAAAAAGCCTGAAAATGTAAAATCCACAAAACCTGAAATTGTGAAGCCTCCACGTACATCAGTTGTTGACAAGACTCTTCGTTTAGCAGACAAAAATATGACCATAACACGGCCTGCACCAGTGAAAAAGCCCGAAAGAAAGAAAGCTGTAGGACACAATGAGGCTAACTTAAGACGACTTGAAGAAGTCCTTACAAATATTCTTGACCATGGAGCACCTGCACCACTTAGAGCAACAAAATCTGATGAAAACATTATGGAGAGCCTAAAAGCTTTGGATGCAAAAGTGCCAAAAAGTATTTTAAAAAAGGGTGCAGTGAAGCCCAGTAAATATGAGGTTGCTCACAGAGAAGCCATTGAAGACTCTAAAGCTTTACTAGAACAACTTCCCCATGGTGAGCTTCAAAGAAACAAGATTGTGCTTAGAGTCCCTTCGTTTAGAACAGCTGGTTGCCAGACAGAAGCTTATCGTCCGGTTAGGAGACGAGCATCATGTGCGCAAACCAATCTCAGCGTGGCTCCACGTTACAGAGACGCTGCAACTACTGGCACGAACACAAAGCCTAATGTTCGTACCACTCAAACAGAACGTCGAACCAAACCTGTTAGGCGAGAAGAAACTCAGGAATCAGTGATGccagaatcatcatcatcttcatctggaTACTCCTCTCCAGAGGTCAGCAGTAAAGAACCATCGCCAGCTCATTCTGGCCCTCCATCTCCCGCTTCTTCTTCAGCTATAGCCAGTGATGAAGAGGAGAAACGAGGCGACACAAACGTAACAGTCATTGAAATTAACAGAAGTGAGGCAGGCCCACCACGACTTCCTCCATGGCATGGAATGGACCCTCAGCCCCCACCGCGACCTCCAAAGCCTTTACGTTTACGACATATGTCTGATGCAGCAGCATTAATGGCGAGGCAGGGAGGGCTTTTGGTTCCTGTCCACAGACGAGCTTCACAACTGCCTATGTATGAAGATGTCTTTGGCCTGGCTGCCCTCACTGAAAATGTCATGCTCCTCACAGAAGCAATTAACCCCGTATTAGTGCACAGTACCAGACACAGTCAACTCAGTGGCAATGACAGAATTCCGTCAACTGCCCCTCGTGTAGTTGACGTTATACGAAAACTGACAAATCAACAACAGGAAAGAAATTGGGATGGACGCACAACCATCGTCCCTCGTAACAAACCAGCCCTCCGCACAAACAGTCTTACTCTACCCAGACCATCTGTCTTTCCAACTCCACAACCCAGACACACGAAGACTTCACAAAAAGATGAGTACAGTCAGCAGACAGATCATGAGGCAGAGTCTTCTACTGCAGCATATCTAGCCTCCCTGGAACTTCTTGCCTCACACTACAGACACCAAGCTCTTGCAAATGCAAAG CAATTACAACTTCAACAACGGCTTTTAAGGCAGCAGCAACGTCAGCAGCAACATGAAGTGGCTGAAGTTGAAATAAGTGAGCCTGCACCACTGACTAACTCACACACAAACAGTACTCCACAAACTTCAAGGCCAAGCTTGGTAACACCAATAAAAGAAGAGAGTGAATGCTGA